From Candidatus Amoebophilus asiaticus 5a2, the proteins below share one genomic window:
- the mraY gene encoding phospho-N-acetylmuramoyl-pentapeptide-transferase, whose protein sequence is MLYYFFKYIDRFSHIPGIGVFKYISFRAASAAILSLCISIFLGKRLIIFFKTAQIKEGIRELDLAGQSEKAHIPTMGGIIIIAATVVPTLLFAKLKNVYIMLLLISIIWMGLIGFIDDYIKVFKRDKKGLAGKFKIVGQVALGVIVGITLIFRDDVVIREFGSNITVIENGQVTINDYKDVKTVKTTIPFLKNNELDYSKLIPWLDSKYMWIVYVLFMIFIIAAVSNGANLTDGLDGLTAGTSAIIGTTLAILAYVSGNVIFSRYLNIMYIPNLAELAIFCTAFVGACVGFLWYNTYPAQIFMGDTGSLAIGSVIAVLAIVIRKELMIPLLCGIFFIETLSVIIQVGYFKYTKYRYGIGKRMFKMAPLHHHFQKLGFHESKIVTRFWIVGIVLAILSLVTLKLR, encoded by the coding sequence ATGCTCTACTATTTCTTTAAATATATAGATAGATTTTCTCACATACCTGGTATAGGTGTGTTTAAATATATTTCCTTTCGAGCGGCCAGTGCAGCTATACTTTCTTTGTGTATTAGCATTTTTTTAGGAAAACGCCTCATTATTTTTTTTAAAACAGCACAGATTAAAGAAGGAATACGTGAGCTTGATTTAGCCGGACAATCGGAAAAAGCACATATCCCTACCATGGGGGGGATTATTATTATAGCAGCTACTGTAGTGCCTACCTTACTCTTTGCTAAACTAAAAAATGTTTATATCATGTTGCTACTAATATCCATTATATGGATGGGGCTAATAGGGTTCATAGACGATTATATAAAGGTTTTTAAACGTGATAAAAAAGGACTAGCAGGAAAATTTAAAATTGTTGGCCAAGTGGCTTTAGGCGTAATTGTAGGTATTACTCTTATTTTTAGAGATGATGTGGTAATTAGAGAATTTGGTTCCAATATTACTGTAATAGAAAATGGACAAGTAACTATTAATGACTATAAGGATGTGAAAACTGTTAAGACAACCATACCTTTCTTGAAAAATAATGAGTTAGATTATAGCAAGCTTATTCCTTGGCTAGATAGCAAGTACATGTGGATTGTTTATGTACTATTTATGATATTTATTATAGCTGCTGTTTCTAATGGGGCTAATCTAACTGATGGGTTAGATGGCTTAACAGCAGGTACTTCTGCTATTATAGGCACTACCTTGGCTATTTTAGCATATGTTTCAGGAAATGTTATTTTTTCTAGGTATTTAAACATCATGTATATTCCTAATTTAGCCGAGCTAGCTATTTTCTGTACAGCGTTTGTGGGCGCTTGTGTGGGCTTTTTATGGTATAATACATACCCTGCTCAAATCTTTATGGGAGATACAGGTAGCTTAGCCATAGGAAGTGTTATTGCTGTACTGGCTATTGTTATTCGAAAAGAGTTGATGATTCCATTGCTTTGTGGTATATTCTTTATAGAAACTTTATCTGTTATTATACAAGTTGGCTATTTCAAATACACTAAATATAGATATGGAATAGGTAAAAGAATGTTTAAGATGGCTCCCTTGCATCATCATTTCCAAAAGTTAGGTTTTCACGAATCTAAAATTGTCACACGCTTTTGGATCGTTGGTATAGTACTTGCTATTCTTTCTTTAGTAACCTTAAAATTAAGATAA
- the porM gene encoding type IX secretion system motor protein PorM/GldM has product MSGEKLSARQKMIGMMYLVLTALLALQVSSSVLDKFVLINRSLEKSIHKQESENTTRIRHIKTAVEETGNRPKDVEVLDKALAIRKETDKVITYINKLKDDLIDLTGGKDPQTGRPKGVKDDSGVAQLMCNANKAEELKNLLNGYMRYLTKTMGKEYKEIALDAKDSDLFKNDPNQHNKCFATLNFEKTPLGAVLATLSQFGTDVIYAESDALEILAGKLGADDVKFDKIFPLIKPQSNIVAAGSKYDAELLLAASSSVFEPEMSIDNKSIPVDSGIGKISFVTTPGKYDQNGLARKTFKAAIKLKVPGGDSTFVKEVEYFVAKPVIQVQSAAVSALYLNAGNELNIQVPALGIAYQPKFTAEGAAVIQGQGKGLVTLIPNAPEVKLNVYNNGSLLDTITFKVRTIPKPDIQITAGGKVINERQGVPAPGPRRLEIRALADESFKVFLPKDARYRVAEWEVTLARGSRPIQTKKVTTQEVSLSDFASLAQPGDRIVIEVKKVERLNYKDEIETVNVGTVVHNIPIN; this is encoded by the coding sequence ATGTCAGGAGAAAAACTGAGTGCAAGGCAAAAGATGATAGGTATGATGTACCTAGTACTGACTGCCTTGTTAGCCCTACAGGTAAGTAGTAGTGTGTTGGATAAGTTTGTTTTGATTAATAGAAGCTTAGAAAAAAGCATTCATAAGCAAGAATCTGAAAATACCACCCGTATTAGGCATATTAAAACTGCTGTAGAAGAAACTGGTAATAGACCTAAGGATGTAGAAGTATTGGATAAAGCATTAGCTATAAGAAAGGAAACTGATAAGGTTATTACTTATATAAATAAACTAAAAGATGATCTAATAGACTTAACAGGAGGTAAAGATCCACAAACAGGCCGCCCTAAGGGTGTTAAAGATGATTCTGGTGTGGCACAACTGATGTGCAACGCAAACAAAGCCGAAGAACTGAAAAATTTGCTCAATGGTTATATGCGATATTTAACTAAAACCATGGGTAAAGAGTATAAAGAGATAGCATTGGATGCTAAGGATAGTGATTTATTTAAAAATGATCCTAACCAGCACAACAAATGTTTTGCAACACTCAATTTTGAAAAAACTCCTTTAGGAGCTGTTCTAGCAACATTAAGTCAATTTGGCACTGATGTTATCTATGCAGAATCTGATGCACTTGAAATACTAGCAGGTAAATTAGGCGCGGATGATGTTAAATTTGATAAAATATTTCCACTTATAAAACCACAGTCTAATATTGTGGCTGCAGGCTCTAAATATGATGCTGAACTACTCCTAGCAGCCTCTTCATCGGTATTTGAGCCAGAAATGTCTATTGATAACAAAAGCATACCGGTTGATTCAGGAATAGGCAAAATAAGTTTTGTGACAACGCCGGGCAAGTATGATCAAAATGGGTTAGCCAGAAAAACTTTTAAAGCTGCTATTAAATTAAAAGTACCAGGAGGGGATTCCACTTTTGTTAAAGAAGTAGAGTATTTTGTGGCCAAGCCAGTTATCCAGGTACAATCTGCAGCAGTATCTGCACTTTATCTTAATGCTGGAAATGAACTTAACATACAAGTGCCAGCATTAGGTATTGCCTACCAGCCTAAATTTACAGCAGAAGGAGCTGCTGTTATACAGGGACAAGGAAAAGGATTGGTTACCCTTATTCCAAATGCACCAGAGGTAAAATTAAATGTTTATAACAATGGTAGTCTTTTAGATACCATAACATTTAAGGTTAGGACAATACCTAAGCCAGACATACAAATTACAGCAGGAGGTAAAGTTATTAATGAGCGGCAAGGTGTACCAGCGCCAGGGCCTAGGAGGCTAGAAATAAGAGCACTTGCTGACGAAAGCTTTAAAGTTTTCCTACCTAAAGATGCTCGTTATAGGGTAGCAGAATGGGAGGTTACATTAGCACGAGGTAGTCGTCCTATTCAAACTAAAAAGGTCACTACCCAGGAAGTGAGCTTAAGTGATTTTGCTTCCTTAGCACAACCAGGTGATAGAATAGTTATAGAAGTGAAAAAAGTAGAAAGATTGAATTATAAAGATGAAATTGAAACAGTGAATGTAGGTACTGTTGTTCATAATATCCCAATTAACTAA
- the porL gene encoding type IX secretion system motor protein PorL/GldL produces the protein MASGNNGWVHKFYTVIMPKIYGIGAAVVIAGAMFKLLNWPGGALMLGVGLTTEAIIFFLSSFEPTPKEVDWTKVYPELDENYVGSPSVSNRGQHQPIDSISDKLEDMFAKAKIDGALLERLGQGMQHLVASATHIADLTHAAQATEKYTVNLEKASNALESMYISQSNVLNAMQKLDGLAENAHNFHQGLQGLTEILNKANVAYNTELQEIHQRLEGTKAIYVNVANSMNQLQEASSETENFRLELSKLNDKLASLNNVYGNMLMALKS, from the coding sequence ATGGCTAGTGGAAACAATGGTTGGGTACATAAATTTTATACAGTAATAATGCCCAAAATATATGGTATAGGCGCAGCAGTAGTTATAGCTGGGGCTATGTTTAAGCTACTTAACTGGCCAGGGGGTGCATTGATGCTAGGTGTAGGACTTACCACAGAGGCAATCATCTTCTTTTTAAGCTCTTTTGAGCCTACACCAAAAGAAGTTGATTGGACTAAAGTTTACCCAGAGCTCGACGAGAATTATGTGGGTTCTCCTAGTGTGTCTAATAGAGGTCAGCATCAACCCATTGATTCAATTAGCGATAAGTTAGAAGATATGTTTGCTAAAGCTAAAATAGATGGTGCTTTATTGGAAAGATTAGGACAGGGTATGCAGCATTTAGTAGCATCAGCTACACATATAGCAGACCTAACGCATGCTGCACAAGCTACAGAAAAGTATACTGTGAATTTAGAAAAAGCATCCAATGCGCTAGAAAGCATGTATATATCACAATCTAATGTGCTTAATGCTATGCAAAAACTAGATGGACTAGCAGAAAATGCACATAATTTCCATCAAGGTCTGCAAGGGCTTACAGAAATATTAAATAAAGCAAATGTGGCTTATAATACAGAGCTTCAAGAAATTCATCAAAGGCTTGAAGGCACAAAAGCCATATATGTTAATGTGGCTAATTCTATGAATCAGTTACAAGAGGCAAGTAGCGAGACAGAAAACTTTAGATTAGAACTTTCAAAGTTAAATGATAAGCTAGCATCTCTTAATAATGTATATGGTAATATGTTGATGGCACTCAAAAGCTAA
- the porN gene encoding type IX secretion system ring subunit PorN/GldN has protein sequence MSIMKKLFSRLPITLIGVICLHTSLSVVFAQTNNSEERSTLSDNPTLQTKVDEVQTQEDNPYLQYNENSVIPISEADILFRRRIWREIYLKERKNKPFFARNREITKFIIQGVKEGILIPYKDESLNEKMTKEQFLENLSLPKEEDLSAQEKALGFTEDNGWGDKKAPADKKAVKDKHVDEFLPNEITTLELMEDIIFHKRESTFIYDIQTIKLIIPAEKFPTGLRKTVGTFKYKDLAAYFDSKPKEALWVNVKNNAGNKKLTDAIQLRLFDSRIVKVEDPDDRTVEDIYSKTPKDHLYASQKLEEDLIELEQFIWEY, from the coding sequence ATGTCAATTATGAAGAAGTTGTTTTCTAGATTGCCAATAACACTAATAGGTGTCATTTGCTTGCATACTAGCCTTTCAGTGGTATTTGCTCAAACAAACAATAGTGAAGAAAGAAGTACACTTTCTGATAATCCAACTCTACAAACTAAGGTAGATGAAGTTCAGACACAGGAAGATAATCCCTATCTTCAATATAATGAGAACTCTGTTATCCCTATTTCAGAAGCTGATATCCTATTTAGGAGGCGAATTTGGAGAGAGATTTACCTGAAAGAGCGTAAGAATAAGCCTTTTTTTGCACGTAATAGAGAAATTACTAAGTTTATTATACAAGGTGTAAAAGAAGGTATCCTTATTCCTTATAAGGATGAATCATTAAATGAGAAGATGACCAAGGAACAATTCTTAGAAAACTTAAGCCTTCCTAAAGAAGAAGATTTATCTGCACAAGAAAAAGCCTTGGGCTTTACAGAAGATAATGGTTGGGGAGATAAGAAAGCACCAGCTGATAAAAAAGCTGTCAAGGATAAACATGTAGATGAATTTTTGCCCAATGAAATAACTACTCTTGAGCTTATGGAAGATATTATATTCCATAAAAGAGAATCTACTTTTATATATGATATACAAACTATCAAGCTTATTATCCCTGCAGAAAAATTTCCTACAGGTCTTCGAAAAACTGTAGGTACATTTAAGTATAAGGATTTAGCTGCTTACTTTGATAGTAAGCCCAAAGAGGCCCTATGGGTTAATGTAAAAAACAATGCTGGCAATAAGAAACTAACTGATGCTATACAGTTAAGGTTATTCGATTCTAGAATTGTTAAGGTAGAAGATCCGGATGACCGTACAGTTGAAGATATTTACAGTAAAACACCAAAGGATCACTTATATGCCTCTCAAAAGCTGGAAGAAGATCTTATTGAACTAGAACAGTTTATATGGGAATATTAA
- the hisS gene encoding histidine--tRNA ligase, with translation MQERQTPQLVKGTRDFNALQVAQRSYIFDTIRQVYQKYGFSPLETPALEYVSTLFGQYGQEGEQLVFRVLNSGNFLGDTPQALLIDQNYKEVLPKISEKGLRYDLTVPLMRYVATHYHELTLPFRRYQIQPVWRADRPQKGRYREFYQCDADVVGTPSLIVEAEILAMAYEVLQRLGINDFIIHLNHRSILNGIASQIGELERVNEFCTIVDKLDKVGKDKVITELLSKGFSEAGLEKFDFIFDLQGDNNAKLDILSNHLAHDKVGSKGLQELKEILQYLEALGMTQVPISFEPSLARGLAYYTGAVFEVKLPTINIGSIAGGGRYDNLAEHFGVSSLTGVGFSFGVDRLYVAMEQLNLFPQQAYFNTKVMVTNLDEESVKVALDIITRLRNHDIPAELYPEKVKLKKQLMYANKKDIPFVLIIGEEERQASKFTLKDMSTGDQAFYTFDQLINILSN, from the coding sequence ATGCAGGAAAGACAAACACCTCAATTAGTTAAAGGCACACGTGATTTCAATGCCTTACAAGTTGCACAACGAAGCTATATATTTGATACAATTAGGCAGGTTTACCAAAAATATGGATTTTCACCTTTAGAAACTCCTGCCTTAGAATATGTATCTACGTTATTTGGACAGTATGGACAAGAGGGAGAACAGTTAGTATTTAGAGTACTGAATTCAGGGAATTTTTTAGGAGATACCCCCCAAGCTTTATTAATAGACCAAAACTACAAAGAGGTACTTCCTAAGATTTCAGAAAAGGGACTTCGTTATGATTTAACCGTTCCTTTAATGCGCTATGTGGCTACCCATTATCACGAGCTTACTTTGCCTTTTAGGCGTTATCAGATACAGCCAGTATGGCGAGCGGATCGCCCGCAAAAGGGAAGATATAGGGAATTTTACCAATGTGATGCAGACGTAGTGGGTACCCCATCACTAATAGTTGAGGCAGAAATTCTGGCTATGGCTTATGAGGTTTTGCAAAGATTGGGTATCAATGATTTTATTATACATTTAAACCACAGATCTATTCTTAATGGAATTGCTTCACAAATTGGAGAGCTGGAGCGTGTAAATGAATTTTGTACTATTGTAGACAAATTAGATAAGGTTGGAAAGGATAAAGTAATTACAGAACTATTATCAAAAGGATTTTCTGAAGCTGGGTTAGAAAAATTTGATTTTATTTTTGATCTTCAAGGTGACAATAATGCAAAATTAGATATTCTTAGCAACCACTTAGCACATGATAAAGTTGGTAGCAAGGGTTTACAAGAACTTAAAGAAATACTTCAGTATTTAGAGGCGCTAGGCATGACTCAAGTACCTATTAGTTTTGAGCCTAGTCTTGCTAGAGGACTTGCTTATTATACAGGTGCTGTTTTTGAAGTAAAATTACCAACTATCAATATAGGTAGTATAGCAGGAGGAGGGAGATATGATAACCTTGCTGAACACTTTGGCGTATCTAGCCTAACAGGTGTAGGCTTTTCTTTTGGAGTAGATAGGCTATACGTAGCAATGGAACAGTTAAATTTATTTCCTCAACAAGCTTACTTTAATACAAAAGTTATGGTAACTAACTTGGATGAAGAATCTGTTAAGGTAGCATTAGATATTATAACACGGCTAAGAAATCATGATATACCAGCTGAGCTATATCCAGAAAAGGTAAAACTAAAAAAGCAACTTATGTATGCTAATAAAAAGGATATACCTTTTGTGTTAATTATTGGCGAGGAAGAGAGACAAGCTTCTAAGTTTACACTAAAAGATATGAGTACAGGTGATCAAGCATTCTATACGTTTGATCAGCTTATAAATATTTTATCTAACTAG
- the porK gene encoding T9SS ring complex lipoprotein PorK/GldK, translated as MKSSKKILDLPCYYFFILFLLIMPLVQGCSLFGAGRDDNGEFKSATRGSWVMQAPTGMVLIPTGAFMMGGVEEDIFKRANPNRRVSVSSFFMDETEVTNNEYRYFLTKVKERFDYFKNNPSIGENTGTTIDDGQTTDPLDQKLTDEFIKDVLTPNMDVWRTDFTNHMADRILEGYFELRGYDNYPVVGVSWEAASYFAAWRTKYFNENKEKKGLEKYPSFSLPSAAQWEYAARGGKELAKYPWGGPYIRDAEGNLRANFKSGQGNYSECGYTYTSPVTAFSPNDYGLYDMAGNVAEWTLDAYNPAAVALTWDSDPLYLDDEQPMKIIKGGSWKDISRFLQTGAYDYEHKDTARSYIGFRCVIPYIGGAQ; from the coding sequence ATGAAATCATCCAAAAAAATTTTAGACCTACCTTGTTATTATTTTTTTATATTATTCCTGCTTATAATGCCTTTAGTGCAAGGCTGCTCTCTGTTTGGAGCAGGCCGGGATGATAATGGTGAATTTAAATCTGCTACTAGAGGCTCATGGGTAATGCAGGCTCCAACTGGTATGGTGCTTATTCCAACAGGTGCATTTATGATGGGAGGAGTGGAGGAAGATATTTTTAAGCGAGCAAATCCTAATAGAAGAGTGTCAGTTAGTTCATTCTTTATGGATGAAACAGAAGTTACCAATAATGAGTATCGCTATTTTTTGACCAAGGTAAAAGAAAGGTTTGATTATTTTAAAAATAACCCTAGTATAGGCGAAAATACAGGAACTACGATTGATGATGGTCAAACAACCGACCCATTAGATCAGAAGCTTACCGATGAATTTATTAAGGATGTATTAACTCCAAATATGGATGTCTGGCGTACTGATTTTACTAATCATATGGCAGATAGAATATTGGAGGGATATTTTGAGTTACGTGGCTATGATAATTATCCAGTAGTAGGAGTGTCTTGGGAAGCTGCTAGCTACTTTGCTGCTTGGCGTACAAAATATTTTAATGAAAATAAAGAGAAGAAAGGATTAGAAAAATATCCTAGCTTCAGCCTACCAAGTGCTGCCCAATGGGAATATGCAGCTCGTGGTGGCAAAGAATTAGCCAAGTATCCTTGGGGTGGTCCTTATATTCGTGATGCTGAAGGAAATTTAAGAGCTAACTTTAAATCAGGTCAAGGTAATTACAGTGAGTGTGGCTATACCTATACGTCTCCTGTTACTGCTTTCTCTCCTAATGACTATGGTCTATATGACATGGCAGGCAACGTAGCAGAATGGACATTGGATGCATATAACCCTGCTGCTGTTGCGCTAACTTGGGACTCAGATCCACTTTATCTAGATGATGAACAACCTATGAAAATTATAAAAGGAGGCTCTTGGAAAGATATATCACGTTTTCTACAAACAGGAGCTTATGATTATGAACATAAAGATACTGCTAGATCTTATATAGGGTTTAGATGTGTAATCCCTTATATAGGAGGTGCACAGTAG
- a CDS encoding IS982-like element ISCaa5 family transposase, protein MIEKSIAIYSFIDTLLKYLHHQEDKKRKLSDAEVLTTAIISALYFGGHLDKARSFMHSTKLIPNMLDKSRYNRRLHAIGEEITSLFLEIGTLIKQVATCKDFVLDSFPVPVCDNIRISRCKLLQSEAYRGYKASMRRYFYGIKVQLITTDCSIPVEFSIVAGSQADVKGLHQLPFSMPAGSALYADSAYTNYHLEDMLADDRIKLYSQRKSNAHRKDTPSLAYLKERMRKVIETSISGIKGLFLKKIHAVTFQGFLIKILLFLLAFQINKAFLI, encoded by the coding sequence ATGATTGAAAAATCAATAGCAATATACTCATTTATTGATACTTTACTCAAGTATTTACATCATCAAGAAGATAAAAAAAGGAAGTTGTCGGATGCAGAAGTACTCACAACAGCTATCATCTCAGCCTTATACTTTGGCGGACATCTTGACAAAGCTCGATCGTTTATGCATTCCACTAAGCTTATCCCTAACATGCTCGATAAAAGTAGGTACAATCGCCGCTTGCATGCTATAGGAGAAGAGATAACTTCGCTCTTTTTAGAAATAGGCACTTTAATCAAGCAAGTAGCCACTTGTAAGGACTTTGTATTGGATTCATTTCCTGTGCCTGTGTGCGATAACATACGTATTAGCAGATGTAAACTATTACAAAGTGAAGCTTACAGAGGCTACAAAGCCTCTATGCGCCGTTACTTTTATGGCATTAAAGTGCAGCTTATTACTACTGATTGTAGTATTCCGGTCGAATTCTCAATAGTAGCTGGCAGCCAAGCGGATGTAAAAGGATTGCACCAACTGCCCTTTTCTATGCCTGCTGGTAGTGCACTTTATGCTGACTCGGCTTATACTAACTACCATCTAGAAGATATGCTGGCTGATGATAGGATTAAGCTTTATTCTCAGCGTAAATCTAATGCTCATCGAAAGGATACGCCTTCTCTGGCTTATCTCAAAGAGCGCATGCGAAAAGTGATAGAGACCAGCATTAGTGGCATTAAAGGCCTTTTCTTAAAGAAGATTCATGCTGTTACCTTCCAAGGCTTTCTGATCAAAATACTCTTGTTCTTGCTAGCTTTTCAAATCAACAAAGCTTTTCTTATCTAG